The following proteins are co-located in the Xiphophorus maculatus strain JP 163 A chromosome 24, X_maculatus-5.0-male, whole genome shotgun sequence genome:
- the LOC102233778 gene encoding probable ribonuclease ZC3H12C has translation MGQKDHVEAGAVLDLAPDLEYLHVAGADRQAGGLEGPPAMEEQAESFATTTTAVCSPPEESGGSDGECKTAPPATADSDGGEVSYTSSKNTHQPLCRTPCVDLGTEGPPEPPSDPSGEPEREPAEPPADCPAPEPEPKLAGKDYQAKLEFALKLGYSEETVRQVLSKLGPDTLINDILGELVKLGTKPDSEQPAGILTSTSSSSSSSSCGCSDVLDGQRSDSPLPTESVCDQDNLRPIVVDGSNVAMSHGNKEVFSCQGIQLAVDWFVERGHQEITVFVPAWRKEQSRPDAPITDQEILRRLEKEKILVFTPSRRVQGRRVVCYDDRFIVKLAYESDGIIVSNDNYRDLANEKPEWKKFIDERLLMYSFVNDKFMPPDDPLGRHGPSLDNFLRKRPILPEQKKQPCPYGKKCTYGHKCKYYHPERGAQPQRAVADELRASAKSCVPSKNQGDAGLVKSHSVPAGTIEAKNGAPKRQSDPSIRALSYSDAEEKLLVKSRLESQKSNIGGSSSSSSSSNISCSGGLAVSSALAGPSPGFGLLQDQQSRSGTHLPAPSHDLYPHCETPDLSYYSVTRAYSGLSLSSRRSPDCRYPNDPELRLGSMGSTGSECGSESSISCGSSDSYSDRSCPGCPPEPLLEESVHLPNPSGRLYAHHIASNHELCGLHAADYPSIQHNHTSNPAVHSYHLNAACGQSCVHEQPPPEGPPKRPLYPLPPHLQHQPLAARSSCPGDYHSLPQSNRQPPGSPIGRCLAPTRSESVSDSHLYEHLSASHHHHRPKTLPSWETYYRQPSLPPSRYEPSAYQSLPDTHQSSWHPAPWPHEGYSSSHPALHPSPTRYLGHPPPPALSPHPPYPPHSSHLALLSHPPPPYGPQHPDSPVHCRYEDVREKVYVDLCNIFPLELVRRVMARSPHVTDPQQLAAAILAEKAQSGY, from the exons ATGGGCCAGAAGGACCATGTGGAGGCGGGAGCAGTCCTCGACCTGGCGCCAGACCTGGAGTATCTCCACGTAGCAGGGGCCGACCGGCAGGCTGGCGGCCTTGAAGGACCCCCTGCTATGGAGGAGCAGGCGGAGAGCTTCGCCACCACCACCACTGCTGTTTGTTCCCCTCCGGAGGAGAGCGGTGGGTCTGATGGCGAGTGCAAGACGGCGCCGCCGGCCACAGCAGACTCAGACGGAGGAGAGGTCAGCTACACTTCCAGTAAAAACACCCACCAGCCGCTGTGCCGCACGCCATGTGTAGATCTGGGCACGGAGGGGCCTCCGGAGCCTCCGTCGGATCCCTCAGGAGAACCGGAGCGGGAACCGGCCGAGCCTCCGGCCGACTGCCCCGCACCAGAACCAGAGCCCAAGCTGGCGGGGAAGGACTACCAGGCGAAGCTGGAGTTTGCCTTGAAGCTGGGTTACTCTGAAGAGACTGTGCGCCAGGTGCTGTCCAAGCTCGGACCCGACACCCTCATCAACGACATACTGGGCGAATTGGTCAAACTGGGCACCAAACCTGACAGCGAGCAGCCAGCGGGAATATTGACTTCTACCTCATCGTCTTCATCATCCTCGTCTTGTGGCTGCTCTGATGTGCTAGATGGGCAGAGATCGGACTCTCCACTACCCACGGAGTCTGTCTGTGACCAGGACAACCTGCGACCGATCGTGGTGGACGGCAGCAACGTGGCCATGAG TCATGGAAACAAGGAGGTGTTTTCCTGTCAGGGCATCCAGCTGGCTGTAGACTGGTTTGTGGAGCGCGGCCATCAGGAAATCACGGTTTTTGTGCCTGCTTGGAGGAAAGAGCAGTCCCGCCCTGATGCTCCAATAACAG ATCAGGAGATCCTGCGGCGCCTCGAGAAAGAAAAGATCCTGGTCTTCACCCCCTCACGGCGCGTCCAAGGCCGGCGCGTGGTCTGTTATGACGATCGCTTCATCGTCAAGCTGGCTTATGAGTCAGATGGCATCATCGTCTCCAATGACAACTACAGAGACCTGGCTAATGAAAAGCCTGAGTGGAAAAAGTTCATAGACGAGCGGCTGCTCATGTATTCCTTTGTCAATGACAA atttatgCCTCCAGATGATCCTCTCGGACGTCACGGCCCCAGCCTGGACAACTTCTTGAGGAAAAGGCCAATCCTGCCTGAGCAGAAGAAACAACCCTGTCCATATG GGAAAAAGTGCACGTATGGCCACAAGTGCAAGTACTACCACCCTGAGAGAGGAGCTCAGCCTCAGCGCGCCGTGGCCGATGAGTTGCGTGCCAGTGCCAAGAGTTGCGTCCCCTCCAAGAACCAGGGGGATGCTGGACTGGTGAAGAGCCACAGTGTGCCAGCTGGCACCATCGAGGCAAAAAACGGTGCCCCAAAAAGGCAATCGGATCCCAGCATCCGAGCTCTGTCGTACAGTGACGCTGAGGAGAAGCTACTAGTGAAAAGTAGACTAGAAAGCCAGAAGAGCAACATAGGTGGGAGCAGCAGTAGCAGTTCTAGTAGCAACATCAGCTGTAGCGGAGGTTTAGCTGTTTCTTCAGCCCTGGCAGGACCGTCACCTGGTTTTGGTCTTTTGCAAGACCAACAGTCCAGATCAGGGACACATCTACCGGCCCCCAGCCATGATCTCTACCCTCACTGTGAGACTCCAGACTTAAGCTACTACTCTGTGACACGGGCCTACTCTGGTCTGAGCCTCTCCTCCCGACGAAGCCCGGACTGCCGCTACCCCAACGATCCGGAGCTGCGGCTCGGCTCGATGGGCTCCACAGGTTCTGAATGTGGGAGTGAAAGCAGCATCAGTTGTGGTAGCAGTGACTCATATAGTGACCGATCCTGTCCCGGATGCCCCCCAGAACCTTTATTAGAAGAAAGCGTTCATTTGCCCAACCCCTCTGGCCGCCTGTACGCTCATCACATCGCTTCTAACCATGAGCTGTGCGGTCTGCATGCGGCAGATTACCCAAGCATCCAACACAACCACACCTCTAATCCAGCCGTTCATTCCTACCATCTGAATGCTGCGTGTGGGCAGAGCTGTGTTCATGAGCAGCCTCCACCAGAGGGACCCCCTAAGCGACCCCTTTACCCTCTGCCTCCTCACCTCCAACACCAGCCGCTAGCTGCCCGCTCCAGCTGCCCCGGCGACTACCACTCTCTGCCTCAGTCCAACCGTCAGCCCCCTGGATCTCCCATTGGCCGCTGCCTGGCCCCCACTCGCAGTGAAAGTGTGTCCGACTCGCATCTGTATGAACATCTCTCTGCGTCTCACCACCACCATCGACCGAAAACGCTGCCCAGCTGGGAGACTTATTACAGACAGCCGTCACTCCCACCATCAAGGTATGAGCCGTCAGCCTACCAGAGTCTGCCTGACACGCATCAGTCGTCCTGGCACCCCGCACCGTGGCCTCACGAGGGCTACAGCTCGTCTCACCCAGCTCTGCACCCGTCCCCGACACGTTACCTAGGCCACCCGCCGCCACCAGCCCTCTCACCCCACCCTCCTTACCCGCCTCACAGCTCCCATCTCGCTCTTCTGTCACACCCTCCTCCTCCGTACGGGCCGCAGCACCCGGACTCCCCCGTGCACTGCCGCTATGAAGACGTGAGGGAGAAGGTGTACGTCGACCTTTGCAACATCTTCCCCTTGGAGCTGGTGAGGCGTGTGATGGCTAGGAGCCCCCATGTCACGGACCCCCAGCAGCTGGCTGCCGCCATCTTGGCAGAGAAAGCGCAAAGTGGCTACTGA